The proteins below come from a single Streptomyces sp. B3I8 genomic window:
- a CDS encoding ADP-ribosylglycohydrolase family protein, protein MTSDLSPLSSGGRLERALASLRGLAVGDALGSQFFVPENYPLLKRRELPAEPWQWTDDTEMACSVVAVLAAHRRIDQDELARSFAVHHDFDRGYGPAVNRLLRLVREGGDWRELAAALFNGRGSWGNGAAMRIAPLGAWYADDPEQATHQAEISAYPTHQHREAVVGAMAVAAAAALVGAPEGPPDAGALLDGVITLVPARSAVGAGLRRARDMLDYADAGTVAAVLGCGRRTTAHDTVPFALWSAARALSDYEEAFWTTAQVGGDVDTTCAIVGGIVASGTRGSPPAAWQERTEPLPAWAP, encoded by the coding sequence ATGACCTCTGATCTCTCTCCCCTTTCTTCCGGTGGGCGCCTGGAGCGAGCGCTGGCGAGCCTGCGCGGACTGGCGGTGGGGGACGCGCTCGGTTCGCAGTTCTTCGTGCCGGAGAACTATCCGCTGCTCAAGCGCCGGGAGCTGCCCGCCGAACCCTGGCAGTGGACTGACGACACCGAGATGGCGTGCTCGGTGGTGGCCGTGCTCGCCGCGCACCGCCGGATCGACCAGGACGAGCTGGCCCGCTCGTTCGCCGTTCACCACGACTTCGACCGGGGCTACGGGCCGGCCGTCAACCGGTTGCTGCGGCTGGTCAGGGAGGGTGGCGACTGGCGCGAACTCGCCGCCGCGCTCTTCAACGGCCGGGGCTCCTGGGGCAACGGGGCCGCGATGCGGATCGCGCCGCTGGGCGCCTGGTACGCGGACGACCCCGAGCAGGCCACCCACCAGGCCGAGATCTCCGCCTACCCCACCCATCAGCACCGTGAGGCCGTGGTCGGCGCGATGGCCGTCGCCGCGGCCGCGGCGCTGGTCGGGGCGCCCGAGGGGCCGCCGGACGCCGGTGCGCTGCTCGACGGGGTGATCACGCTGGTGCCGGCGCGCAGCGCGGTCGGCGCCGGGTTGCGGCGGGCGCGCGACATGCTCGACTACGCCGACGCCGGAACGGTCGCCGCGGTCCTGGGCTGCGGGCGGCGTACGACGGCGCACGACACGGTGCCGTTCGCGCTGTGGTCGGCAGCGCGCGCCCTGAGCGACTACGAAGAGGCCTTCTGGACCACCGCACAGGTGGGCGGAGACGTCGACACGACCTGCGCGATCGTCGGTGGCATCGTCGCCTCGGGCACCCGGGGATCCCCGCCCGCCGCCTGGCAGGAGCGAACGGAACCCCTTCCGGCCTGGGCTCCCTAG
- a CDS encoding DUF4153 domain-containing protein has translation MTDRPTTTPDPGERPESTGPTPTPTPTRSPEVPGAGGASGVQEAGEATSDVDVEVGMPDKDARPAPETGSGPESVPVPDGTASVDSASVDSASARSSPHADWLASVRATGPLVPVPASALWAALATGVLAALLLADGVAANLLLVALPAAYAAYAAGRSAGRRTHAWSLVWAVGGLALLAIPVLRDADWPSFLAVVTALAAGSLALQGGRRWPAVLLGPIGVFQSLVAGPQWGWQGVRARSDGARGRVVPVLRALAVTVVLLLVFGALFAGADAAFADLLGDLMPQASFTGGFRHLLMLVLGLVGALAVAHSAVAPPRWDRARVPEGRPRGRVEWALPLVVLVFLFAAFNAVQLTVLFGGYDAVLRETGKSYAEYARQGFWQLLLATLLTLVVIVLALRWAPRGGVRDRTLVRAVLGTLCALALVVMASAVRRMDMYVEAYGLTRLRISVTAVEWWLGLVIVFIMAAGVWGARWLPRAVAASAVAGVLAFGLASPDALVAERNVQRYEETGTFDLDYADGLSADAVPALDRLAEPMRSCALRGIARDLADTAGDPWYATSRGQARARDILADHPVSARADVITCGQVGSEALYR, from the coding sequence GTGACCGACAGACCGACGACGACCCCCGACCCCGGCGAGCGGCCCGAGAGCACAGGTCCGACGCCGACGCCGACGCCGACCCGGAGCCCGGAGGTGCCTGGGGCCGGTGGGGCCAGTGGCGTACAAGAGGCAGGTGAGGCGACTTCGGACGTGGATGTTGAAGTGGGCATGCCGGACAAGGACGCTCGTCCGGCACCGGAGACGGGTTCCGGCCCCGAGTCTGTCCCTGTCCCTGACGGGACCGCGTCCGTGGACTCCGCGTCCGTGGACTCCGCCTCCGCCCGGTCCTCCCCGCACGCCGACTGGCTGGCCTCCGTCAGGGCCACCGGGCCCCTCGTCCCCGTACCCGCCTCCGCTCTCTGGGCCGCCCTGGCCACAGGCGTCCTCGCTGCCCTCCTCCTGGCCGACGGTGTGGCCGCCAACCTTCTCCTCGTCGCCCTCCCGGCGGCGTACGCCGCGTATGCCGCCGGTCGTTCCGCGGGACGTCGTACGCACGCGTGGAGCCTGGTCTGGGCAGTCGGCGGACTCGCCCTGCTGGCGATACCCGTCCTGCGTGACGCGGACTGGCCCTCGTTCCTCGCCGTCGTCACCGCACTCGCCGCCGGCTCACTGGCCCTGCAAGGCGGCCGTCGCTGGCCGGCCGTGCTGCTCGGCCCCATCGGCGTGTTCCAGTCCCTCGTCGCCGGCCCCCAGTGGGGCTGGCAGGGCGTGCGCGCCCGCTCGGACGGCGCGCGGGGACGCGTCGTCCCCGTGCTGCGCGCCCTCGCGGTGACGGTCGTCCTCCTCCTCGTCTTCGGTGCGCTCTTCGCCGGTGCGGACGCCGCCTTCGCGGATCTCCTGGGGGATCTGATGCCGCAGGCCTCGTTCACCGGCGGCTTCCGGCACCTGCTGATGCTCGTCCTCGGCCTCGTCGGCGCCCTCGCCGTGGCGCACTCGGCGGTCGCGCCCCCGCGCTGGGACCGGGCCCGGGTGCCCGAGGGCCGGCCGAGGGGCCGGGTCGAATGGGCGCTGCCGCTGGTCGTGCTGGTGTTCCTGTTCGCGGCATTCAACGCCGTCCAGTTGACCGTGCTGTTCGGCGGCTACGACGCCGTGCTGCGCGAGACCGGCAAGTCGTACGCCGAGTACGCGCGGCAGGGGTTCTGGCAGTTGCTCCTCGCCACCCTGCTGACCCTGGTCGTCATCGTCCTCGCCCTGCGCTGGGCGCCGCGCGGGGGCGTGCGGGACCGGACGCTGGTGCGCGCGGTCCTGGGCACCCTGTGCGCGCTCGCGCTCGTCGTGATGGCCTCCGCCGTGCGGCGCATGGACATGTACGTGGAGGCGTACGGGCTGACGCGGCTGAGGATCTCCGTGACCGCCGTCGAGTGGTGGCTCGGGCTGGTGATCGTGTTCATCATGGCGGCCGGGGTGTGGGGCGCCCGGTGGCTGCCGCGTGCCGTGGCGGCCAGCGCGGTCGCCGGTGTACTGGCGTTCGGGCTCGCTTCCCCCGACGCCCTGGTGGCCGAGCGGAACGTGCAACGCTACGAGGAGACCGGCACGTTCGACCTCGACTACGCGGACGGGTTGTCCGCCGACGCCGTACCGGCGCTCGACCGGCTGGCGGAGCCGATGCGCTCCTGCGCGCTGCGCGGTATCGCGCGGGACCTCGCGGACACGGCCGGCGATCCCTGGTACGCCACCAGTCGGGGCCAGGCACGGGCCCGGGACATCCTTGCCGACCACCCGGTGTCGGCGCGCGCCGACGTGATCACCTGCGGGCAAGTGGGCTCGGAAGCGCTGTACCGCTGA
- a CDS encoding TerD family protein has protein sequence MSGISKGIDKAEVAVKWDPSPTGEDPIDLDIVAGTYTGDDPYGAPVYVVHFDSRSPDGTINLNRDSHDGKGFGWDEVMILELERLDARYVRVVVGVVIQQRHGHRTFGGVLNPALRVREGYDVLAEDDFTGVPGATAATIAEFVRDDSGEWRFRAGLAGFDDDDLATFPRVMGRARA, from the coding sequence GTGAGCGGCATCAGCAAAGGGATCGACAAGGCCGAGGTCGCGGTCAAATGGGACCCGTCGCCCACCGGCGAGGACCCCATCGACCTCGACATCGTCGCCGGTACCTACACAGGTGACGACCCGTACGGCGCCCCGGTCTACGTGGTGCACTTCGACAGCCGCTCCCCGGACGGAACGATCAACCTCAACCGGGACAGCCACGACGGCAAGGGCTTCGGCTGGGACGAGGTCATGATCCTCGAGCTGGAACGCCTCGACGCGCGGTACGTGCGCGTGGTGGTCGGCGTGGTGATACAGCAACGGCACGGTCACCGCACGTTCGGCGGCGTCCTCAACCCGGCGCTGCGCGTCCGCGAGGGCTACGACGTGCTCGCCGAGGACGACTTCACCGGCGTCCCGGGCGCGACGGCGGCCACGATCGCGGAGTTCGTACGGGACGACTCCGGTGAGTGGCGGTTCCGAGCCGGTCTCGCCGGCTTCGACGACGACGATCTGGCGACGTTCCCGCGCGTCATGGGGCGCGCCCGCGCCTGA
- a CDS encoding YdbC family protein — MLVKWIRCTVVDRRGFERGQRKWAGLPGEPGFRGQGGGFSRARPGVAHVFTFWESRTFYDSFMARSHDRLAATQSGTFKDQQVKLFDYRFDVKTGFEPRFSDADLVRVAHCRVHEERAEHFALMQEKVWNPAMAGSPGMIRGLFGEAPGPEFLILSMWQSAAEHGKYRAERVERLALRTQIEADVASLNGDLVDLEPGWTV, encoded by the coding sequence GTGCTGGTCAAGTGGATTCGCTGCACCGTGGTGGACCGCCGCGGTTTCGAACGGGGACAGCGAAAGTGGGCGGGGCTGCCGGGAGAGCCGGGCTTCAGGGGACAGGGCGGAGGCTTCAGCCGCGCCCGCCCCGGTGTCGCGCACGTCTTCACCTTCTGGGAGAGCCGCACCTTCTACGACTCCTTCATGGCCCGCTCGCACGACCGGCTGGCCGCCACGCAGTCCGGCACGTTCAAGGACCAGCAGGTCAAGCTGTTCGACTACCGCTTCGACGTGAAAACCGGCTTCGAGCCCCGCTTCAGCGACGCCGATCTGGTCCGGGTGGCGCACTGCCGTGTCCACGAGGAGCGGGCCGAGCACTTCGCGCTGATGCAGGAAAAGGTCTGGAACCCGGCGATGGCGGGCTCGCCGGGGATGATCCGCGGGCTGTTCGGCGAGGCGCCGGGCCCCGAGTTCCTGATCCTCTCGATGTGGCAGTCGGCCGCGGAACACGGGAAGTACCGCGCCGAGCGGGTGGAACGGCTGGCGCTGCGCACTCAGATCGAGGCGGATGTCGCCTCCCTGAACGGCGACCTCGTCGACCTGGAGCCGGGCTGGACGGTGTGA
- a CDS encoding helix-turn-helix domain-containing protein, producing MSTMLKDVFDSQGLPAADRVDAWREITAGALIPNEFIIDRALEFRASLRAADLSGVQVTALTYASMTSRRTPRLIRQSDPEMYAVGLIRRGRQIIARGRCESALETGDLVVYCTSRPYRAEVDVGPGTAASVVVQIPRAMVPLPSNRVERVMAARVPGREGVDLLLAGFLTNLAADTGPHRFADGQRISGVLTDLITAWLAHHIDADDRTPVETRQYVQFAEIQNFIRRHLGDAALSPVTVAAAHHISLRTLHRLFHQHAHGFTVASYIRHQRLARIRRDLADPRLATRPVHAIAARWGFLRPDDFTRAFRRRYGVTPGDYRGQARPSKP from the coding sequence ATGAGCACGATGCTGAAGGACGTGTTCGACAGTCAAGGTCTGCCGGCGGCGGACCGGGTGGACGCCTGGCGCGAGATCACGGCCGGCGCGCTCATACCCAACGAGTTCATCATCGACCGTGCGCTCGAGTTCCGGGCTTCCCTGAGAGCGGCGGACTTGAGCGGGGTGCAAGTGACAGCCCTGACCTACGCCTCCATGACGTCGCGGCGGACACCGAGGCTGATCCGGCAGTCCGATCCCGAGATGTACGCGGTCGGTCTCATTCGCCGGGGACGGCAGATCATCGCCCGGGGCCGTTGCGAATCGGCACTCGAAACGGGCGATCTGGTGGTGTACTGCACGTCCCGCCCCTATCGGGCCGAGGTGGATGTCGGGCCGGGCACAGCGGCTTCCGTGGTGGTGCAGATCCCCCGGGCCATGGTTCCGCTGCCGTCGAATCGCGTGGAGCGCGTGATGGCGGCCCGGGTCCCGGGCCGCGAAGGCGTCGATCTCCTCCTCGCCGGTTTCCTGACCAATCTGGCCGCGGACACCGGCCCCCACCGGTTCGCCGACGGCCAACGCATCAGCGGCGTCCTGACCGACCTGATCACCGCCTGGCTGGCCCACCACATCGACGCCGACGACCGGACACCGGTCGAAACACGTCAATACGTGCAGTTCGCGGAGATCCAGAACTTCATACGACGACACCTGGGTGACGCCGCGCTCTCGCCGGTCACCGTCGCCGCAGCTCACCACATCTCCCTGCGCACCCTGCACCGCCTCTTTCACCAGCACGCCCACGGGTTCACGGTCGCCTCCTACATCCGCCACCAGCGCCTCGCCCGAATCCGCCGCGATCTCGCCGACCCGCGCCTGGCCACCCGGCCTGTCCACGCCATAGCGGCGCGCTGGGGCTTCCTCCGGCCCGACGACTTCACGCGCGCCTTCCGCAGGCGGTACGGCGTGACGCCCGGCGACTACCGCGGGCAGGCGCGTCCTTCGAAGCCGTGA
- a CDS encoding transposase, translating into MAEPVRVRRLTDQEGQKLPQIVRRGSTSSVRYRRAMMLLASAGGNRVPVIAKLVQADEDTVRDVIHRFNEIGLAAWTLAGLAFDEFGPLGIRPTAGSCWAGQGRPERHPATYHRTHGVRYFPGCYSIGDDTLWGVNRRKKGTANTLAALKSIRAARPDGAPVYVILDNLSAHKGADIRRWAKKNKVKLCFTPTCASWANPIEAHFGPLRQFTVANSNHRNHTAQTRALHAYLRWRNKNARHPDVLAAQRRERARIRSEKGIRWGGRLAKAA; encoded by the coding sequence GTGGCTGAGCCTGTCCGTGTGCGCAGACTGACCGACCAGGAAGGGCAGAAGCTGCCGCAGATCGTACGCCGGGGCAGCACCAGTTCGGTGCGCTACCGGCGCGCGATGATGCTGCTGGCCTCGGCCGGCGGCAACCGGGTGCCGGTGATCGCGAAGCTGGTGCAGGCCGATGAGGACACCGTCCGGGATGTGATCCACCGGTTCAACGAGATCGGCCTGGCCGCCTGGACCCTCGCTGGGCTCGCGTTCGACGAGTTCGGCCCTCTCGGCATCCGGCCCACCGCCGGGTCGTGCTGGGCCGGGCAAGGCCGTCCCGAGCGGCATCCCGCTACCTACCACCGCACCCACGGAGTGCGCTACTTCCCCGGCTGCTACTCGATCGGCGACGACACTCTATGGGGCGTCAACCGTCGCAAGAAGGGCACCGCGAACACCCTGGCCGCGCTCAAATCGATCCGCGCCGCCCGGCCCGACGGCGCCCCGGTCTACGTCATCCTGGACAACCTGTCCGCCCACAAAGGCGCCGACATCCGCCGCTGGGCGAAGAAGAACAAGGTCAAGCTGTGCTTCACCCCCACCTGCGCCTCCTGGGCCAACCCGATCGAGGCCCACTTCGGACCGTTGCGGCAGTTCACCGTCGCCAACTCCAACCACCGCAACCACACCGCGCAGACGCGCGCCCTGCACGCCTACCTGCGCTGGCGCAACAAGAACGCCCGCCATCCCGACGTGCTGGCCGCCCAACGACGCGAACGTGCCCGCATCCGCAGTGAGAAGGGCATCCGCTGGGGCGGACGGCTGGCGAAAGCCGCGTGA
- a CDS encoding MafI family immunity protein, translating to MTVDREALQAGWNRTRNHLDAARVHLTGLANIDLSATLEFLEHNELGLAFDCLVDLGDDLDLPLTFWQHLDRAAREMRLYSDALHTPHLTAADLCRRHLAASSEQE from the coding sequence ATGACCGTTGATCGCGAGGCACTTCAGGCCGGCTGGAACCGGACCCGTAACCACCTCGACGCCGCCCGGGTCCACCTGACGGGCCTGGCGAACATCGACCTCTCAGCGACGCTTGAGTTCCTGGAGCACAACGAGCTGGGACTGGCCTTCGACTGTCTCGTCGATCTCGGTGACGACCTCGACCTGCCGCTCACCTTCTGGCAGCACCTCGACCGAGCAGCTCGAGAGATGCGGCTCTACAGCGATGCGCTGCACACACCCCACCTCACGGCTGCCGACCTCTGCCGCCGCCACCTCGCAGCCTCCTCCGAGCAGGAGTGA
- a CDS encoding histidine phosphatase family protein encodes MARPRRIVLVRHGESMGNADDTVYEREPDHALALTEKGRRQAADTGRELRELFGEERVSVYVSPYRRTHETLQEFRLEPALARVREEPRLREQDWGNWQDRADVRLQKAYRDAYGHFFYRFAQGESGADVYDRVGGFLESLFRSFEAPDHPPNVLIVTHGLAMRLFCMRWFHWTVAEFESLANPGNGETRMLILGENGKYTLDRPFDRWK; translated from the coding sequence ATGGCACGACCACGGCGCATTGTCCTTGTCCGCCACGGGGAGTCGATGGGCAACGCCGACGACACCGTGTACGAACGCGAGCCCGATCACGCGCTGGCGCTCACCGAGAAGGGCCGGCGCCAGGCCGCGGACACCGGCCGGGAACTGAGGGAGCTCTTCGGTGAGGAGCGCGTGAGTGTCTACGTGTCCCCGTACCGGCGAACGCACGAGACCCTCCAGGAGTTCCGGCTGGAGCCCGCCCTCGCCCGCGTCCGCGAGGAACCCCGGCTGCGGGAGCAGGACTGGGGCAACTGGCAGGACCGTGCCGACGTACGCCTGCAGAAGGCGTACCGGGACGCGTACGGGCACTTCTTCTACCGGTTCGCACAGGGGGAGTCCGGCGCCGACGTGTACGACCGCGTGGGCGGCTTCCTGGAGAGCCTGTTCCGCAGCTTCGAGGCCCCCGATCACCCGCCCAACGTCCTCATCGTCACCCACGGCCTGGCCATGCGGCTCTTCTGCATGCGGTGGTTCCACTGGACGGTCGCCGAGTTCGAGTCCCTGGCGAACCCGGGCAACGGCGAGACGCGGATGCTGATACTGGGGGAGAACGGCAAGTACACGCTCGACAGGCCGTTCGACCGGTGGAAGTAG
- a CDS encoding vitamin B12-dependent ribonucleotide reductase, whose product MTETASGPARSSRAKGTKAGSKGLRIERIHTTPGVHPYDEVEWASRDVVMTNWRDGSVNFEQRGVEFPEFWSVNAVNIVTSKYFRGAVGTPQREVSLRQLIDRIVKTYRKAGEDNKYFASPADAEIFEHELAYALLHQIFSFNSPVWFNVGTPQPQQVSACFILSVDDSMESILDWYKEEGMIFKGGSGAGLNLSRIRSSKELLSSGGNASGPVSFMRGADASAGTIKSGGATRRAAKMVILDVDHPDVENFIQTKVKEEEKIRALRDAGFDMDLGGDDITSVQYQNANNSVRVNDTFMKAVENGGKFGLTSRMTGEVIEEVDAKSLFRKMAEAAWACADPGIQYDDTINHWHTCPESGRINGSNPCSEYMHLDNTSCNLASLNLMKFLKDDGEGHQSFETERFQKLVELVITAMDISICFADFPTQKIGENTRAFRQLGIGYANLGALLMATGHAYDSDGGRALAGAITSLMTGTAYRRSAELAAVVGPYDGYARNAQPHQRVMKQHADANAVAPRMDDLDTPVWAAATEAWQDVQRLGEKNGFRNSQASVLAPTGTIGLAMSCDTTGVEPDLALVKFKKLVGGGSMQIVNGTVPQALRRLGYQEEQIEAIVAHIAENGNVIDAPGLKAEHYEVFDCAMGERAISPMGHVRMMAAIQPWISGAISKTVNMPETATVEEVEEIYYEAWKLGVKALAIYRDNCKVGQPLSAKTKGSKSPEAAEKDAITEKAEETIRSAVEKVVEYRPVRKRLPKGRPGITTSFTVGGAEGYMTANSYPDDGLGEVFLKMSKQGSTLAGMMDAFSIAVSVGLQYGVPLETYVSKFTNMRFEPAGMTDDPDVRMAQSIVDYIFRRLALDFLPFETRSALGIHSAEERQRHLETGSYEPLDDEDMDVEGLAQSAPRAQELKAVATPKAEVAAALPAPKQAHTSAELVEMQLGIQADAPLCFSCGTKMQRAGSCYICEGCGSTSGCS is encoded by the coding sequence ATGACAGAGACGGCGAGCGGTCCGGCACGGAGTTCCCGCGCCAAGGGGACCAAGGCGGGCAGCAAGGGTCTGCGTATCGAGCGCATCCACACCACCCCCGGCGTACACCCGTACGACGAGGTGGAATGGGCGTCTCGTGACGTCGTCATGACCAACTGGCGCGACGGCTCGGTCAACTTCGAGCAGCGCGGCGTGGAGTTCCCCGAGTTCTGGTCGGTGAACGCGGTCAACATCGTCACCAGCAAGTACTTCCGCGGAGCGGTCGGCACTCCGCAGCGCGAGGTCAGCCTCAGGCAGCTGATCGACCGGATCGTGAAGACTTACCGGAAGGCCGGCGAGGACAACAAGTACTTCGCCTCGCCCGCCGACGCCGAGATCTTCGAGCACGAACTGGCGTACGCCCTCCTGCACCAGATCTTCAGCTTCAACAGCCCCGTCTGGTTCAACGTCGGCACCCCCCAGCCGCAGCAGGTCTCCGCCTGCTTCATCCTGTCCGTCGACGACTCCATGGAGTCGATCCTCGACTGGTACAAGGAAGAGGGAATGATCTTCAAGGGCGGCTCCGGCGCCGGCCTGAACCTCTCCCGCATCCGCTCCTCCAAGGAACTCCTCTCCTCCGGCGGCAACGCCTCCGGCCCGGTCTCCTTCATGCGCGGCGCCGACGCCTCCGCCGGCACCATCAAGTCCGGCGGCGCCACCCGCCGCGCCGCCAAGATGGTCATCCTGGACGTCGACCACCCCGACGTCGAGAACTTCATCCAGACCAAGGTGAAGGAGGAGGAGAAGATCCGCGCCCTGCGCGACGCGGGCTTCGACATGGACCTGGGCGGCGACGACATCACGTCCGTCCAGTACCAGAACGCCAACAACTCCGTCCGCGTCAACGACACCTTCATGAAGGCGGTCGAGAACGGCGGCAAGTTCGGCCTGACGTCCCGCATGACCGGCGAGGTCATCGAGGAGGTCGACGCCAAGTCCCTCTTCCGCAAGATGGCCGAGGCCGCCTGGGCCTGCGCCGACCCCGGCATCCAGTACGACGACACCATCAACCACTGGCACACCTGCCCGGAGTCCGGCCGTATCAACGGCTCGAATCCCTGCAGCGAGTACATGCACCTGGACAACACGTCCTGCAACCTTGCCTCGCTCAACCTGATGAAGTTCCTGAAGGACGACGGCGAGGGCCACCAGTCCTTCGAGACCGAGCGCTTCCAGAAGCTCGTCGAGCTGGTCATCACCGCGATGGACATCTCGATCTGCTTCGCCGACTTCCCCACCCAGAAGATCGGCGAGAACACCCGCGCCTTCCGCCAGCTCGGCATCGGCTACGCGAACCTCGGCGCCCTGCTCATGGCCACCGGCCACGCCTACGACTCCGACGGCGGCCGCGCGCTGGCCGGTGCCATCACCTCCCTGATGACCGGCACCGCCTACCGCCGTTCCGCCGAGCTCGCCGCGGTCGTCGGCCCGTACGACGGCTACGCCCGCAACGCCCAGCCGCACCAGCGCGTCATGAAGCAGCACGCCGACGCCAACGCCGTCGCCCCCCGCATGGACGACCTGGACACCCCCGTGTGGGCCGCGGCCACCGAGGCCTGGCAGGACGTGCAGCGCCTCGGCGAGAAGAACGGCTTCCGCAACTCCCAGGCCTCCGTGCTCGCCCCCACCGGCACCATCGGCCTGGCCATGTCCTGCGACACCACCGGTGTCGAGCCGGACCTGGCGCTGGTCAAGTTCAAGAAGCTGGTCGGCGGCGGCTCGATGCAGATCGTCAACGGCACCGTCCCGCAGGCCCTGCGCCGCCTGGGCTACCAGGAGGAGCAGATCGAGGCGATCGTCGCCCACATCGCCGAGAACGGCAACGTGATCGACGCCCCCGGCCTCAAGGCCGAGCACTACGAGGTGTTCGACTGCGCCATGGGCGAGCGCGCCATCTCCCCGATGGGCCACGTCCGCATGATGGCCGCGATCCAGCCGTGGATCTCCGGCGCCATCTCCAAGACGGTCAACATGCCGGAGACGGCGACCGTCGAGGAGGTCGAGGAGATCTACTACGAGGCGTGGAAGCTGGGCGTCAAGGCGCTCGCGATCTACCGCGACAACTGCAAGGTCGGCCAGCCGCTCTCCGCCAAGACCAAGGGCTCCAAGTCCCCGGAGGCCGCCGAGAAGGACGCGATCACCGAGAAGGCCGAGGAGACGATCCGTTCCGCGGTCGAGAAGGTGGTCGAGTACCGCCCGGTCCGCAAGCGCCTGCCCAAGGGCCGTCCCGGCATCACCACGTCCTTCACCGTCGGCGGCGCCGAGGGTTACATGACGGCCAACTCCTACCCCGACGACGGTCTCGGCGAGGTCTTCCTGAAGATGTCCAAGCAGGGCTCCACCCTCGCGGGCATGATGGACGCCTTCTCCATCGCGGTCTCGGTCGGCCTGCAGTACGGGGTGCCGCTGGAGACGTACGTCTCCAAGTTCACCAACATGCGCTTCGAGCCGGCCGGCATGACCGACGACCCGGACGTGCGGATGGCGCAGTCGATCGTCGACTACATCTTCCGCCGCCTGGCGCTGGACTTCCTGCCCTTCGAGACCCGCTCCGCGCTCGGCATCCACTCCGCCGAGGAGCGCCAGCGCCACCTGGAGACCGGCTCCTACGAGCCGCTCGACGACGAGGACATGGACGTCGAGGGCCTGGCCCAGTCGGCGCCCCGCGCCCAGGAGCTGAAGGCCGTCGCCACGCCGAAGGCGGAGGTCGCCGCGGCCCTGCCGGCTCCCAAGCAGGCGCACACCAGCGCCGAACTGGTGGAGATGCAGCTCGGCATCCAGGCGGACGCCCCGCTCTGCTTCTCCTGCGGCACGAAGATGCAGCGGGCCGGCTCCTGCTACATCTGCGAGGGCTGCGGCTCGACCAGCGGCTGCAGCTGA